The following are encoded in a window of Camelus ferus isolate YT-003-E chromosome 20, BCGSAC_Cfer_1.0, whole genome shotgun sequence genomic DNA:
- the RPL7L1 gene encoding 60S ribosomal protein L7-like 1 isoform X1 encodes MSSSRIVGKMAEEEPRKKIPLVPENLLKKRKAYQALKATQAKQALLQKKEQRKGKQLKFKRLEWFLHDSWRQLRDRVRLRRLEVKPHGLEMPDKHSLAFVVRIERINGVSSLVQRTIGRLRLNKIFSGVFVKVTPQTIKTLRIVEPYVTWGFPNLKSVRELILKRGQAKVKNKIVPLTDNTVIEEHLGKFGVICLEDLIHEIAFPGKNFQEISGFLRPFQLSVARHATKNRVGFLKEVGSPGYRGERINQLIRQLN; translated from the exons ATGAGCAGTAGCCGCATCGTTGGAAAGATGGCGGAGGAAGA gccaaggaaaaaaatccctttggtTCCGGAAAATCTCCTGAAAAAGAGGAAGGCTTATCAGGCCCTCAAAGCCACCCAGGCAAAGCAGGCGCTTTTGCAAAAGAAGGAG cagaggaaaggaaaacagctcAAGTTTAAGCGACTAGAATGGTTCCTGCATGATTCCTGGCGGCAGCTACGTGACAGGGTGCGCCTCAGACGACTAGAAGTGAAACCGCATGGCTTGGAAATGCCAGATAAACATTCCTTGGCCTTTGTTGTACGCATCGAAAG GATTAATGGGGTGAGTTCACTTGTGCAGAGGACCATTGGAAGACTTCGCCTGAATAAGATTTTCAGTGGTGTGTTTGTGAAAGTAACCCCTCAAACCATAAAAACACTCCGTATAGTGGAACCTTATGTCACCTGGGG ATTTCCAAATCTGAAGTCTGTTCGGGAACTCATCTTGAAACGTGGACAAGCCAAAGTCAAGAATAAAATCGTCCCTCTGACAGACAACACAGTGATAGAGGAGCACCTGG GGAAGTTTGGTGTCATTTGCTTGGAAGACCTTATTCATGAAATTGCCTTCCCGGGGAAGAATTTTCAGGAGATCTCAGGGTTCTTGCGCCCTTTCCAGCTCTCAGTGGCCCGTCATGCTACCAAGAATAGAGTGGGCTTCCTCAAGGAAGTGGGTTCACCTGGCTATCGAGGTGAACGCATCAACCAGCTCATCCGGCAGCTGAACTAA
- the RPL7L1 gene encoding 60S ribosomal protein L7-like 1 isoform X2, which yields MSSSRIVGKMAEEEPRKKIPLVPENLLKKRKAYQALKATQAKQALLQKKEQRKGKQLKFKRLEWFLHDSWRQLRDRVRLRRLEVKPHGLEMPDKHSLAFVVRIERINGVSSLVQRTIGRLRLNKIFSGVFVKVTPQTIKTLRIVEPYVTWGFPNLKSVRELILKRGQAKVKNKIVPLTDNTVIEEHLGLLHIMRTDPQTFPRGLQLPEDSL from the exons ATGAGCAGTAGCCGCATCGTTGGAAAGATGGCGGAGGAAGA gccaaggaaaaaaatccctttggtTCCGGAAAATCTCCTGAAAAAGAGGAAGGCTTATCAGGCCCTCAAAGCCACCCAGGCAAAGCAGGCGCTTTTGCAAAAGAAGGAG cagaggaaaggaaaacagctcAAGTTTAAGCGACTAGAATGGTTCCTGCATGATTCCTGGCGGCAGCTACGTGACAGGGTGCGCCTCAGACGACTAGAAGTGAAACCGCATGGCTTGGAAATGCCAGATAAACATTCCTTGGCCTTTGTTGTACGCATCGAAAG GATTAATGGGGTGAGTTCACTTGTGCAGAGGACCATTGGAAGACTTCGCCTGAATAAGATTTTCAGTGGTGTGTTTGTGAAAGTAACCCCTCAAACCATAAAAACACTCCGTATAGTGGAACCTTATGTCACCTGGGG ATTTCCAAATCTGAAGTCTGTTCGGGAACTCATCTTGAAACGTGGACAAGCCAAAGTCAAGAATAAAATCGTCCCTCTGACAGACAACACAGTGATAGAGGAGCACCTGG GACTGCTGCACATCATGAGGACTGATCCACAGACATTTCCACGAGGTCTTCAGTTGCCTGAGGACTCCTTGTGA